Within the Mycobacterium gordonae genome, the region CGGCTTGTTGAGCGGCGTCCAGCAGTTCGGCCAGCATGCTCAGGAATTGCGCTTCGGCATGAGGGACTGCCGTGCTGACGTCGATACCGATGCCGGCCAAAGCTTCGACCAGCCCCCGATCGGCGGCGCCCCACTCCAGCACCATCGAGCGCAAGAAGGTGAACAACGCCTGGCCCGGGCCGTCAGATTTCAGCAGGGCGTGCCCCGCGTCGATGAGGTGGTGCATCCGGTCGGCGATCACCGCCTGGAACAGCGCGTCTTTGGTGGGGAAATGGCGGTAGACGGTGCCCGCGCCCACGCCGGCGCGGCGCGCGATCTCGTCGATGGGCACCGACAAGCCCTCGGCCGCGAAGGTCTGGTAGGCGACGTCCAGTACGCGCGCCCGGTTGCGCGCGGCGTCGGCGCGTACCGGCCGCTCGGCGGTCGCCACTTCAGACCTCCCTGAAACCAACCCTGACGTCAGCCATTGACAAAGCGGGGCGCGCGTTCCGTATAGTCGTACCAAACGGAGCGCCCGCCCCGTTTGGACGTCTTCCACGTTGACACCGCGCTGAGGGTGGCGACCACTCGCGATTCGCCGCCCTCGTCGCACGGTCAACGCGGAAGGTGTCCGAGCAAAGCGGAGCGCTCGCCCCGGTTAATCATAGCGAGGAGTCCCCCGTGACGAAATGGACCGCCAATGACATTCCCGAACAGGCTGGCCGCACGGCCGTGGTCACCGGCGCCAACACCGGCCTCGGACTGGAAACCGCCGCCGCCCTTGCCGCCCGCGGCGCACGGGTGGTGCTGGCCGTGCGCAATCTCGACAAGGGAAAGCAGGCCGTCGACCGGATCACCACCGCCGCCCCCGGGGCTGATGTGCGGTTGCAGGAACTCGACCTCGGCTCGCTGGCATCCGTGCGGGCCGCCGCCGCGCAGCTACGTTCCGATCATGACCGCATCGACCTGCTGATCAACAATGCCGGCGTCATGTACCCGCCCAAGTCGAACACTGCTGACCGTTTCGAAATGCAGTTCGGCACCAATCATCTGGGTCACTTCGCCTTGACCGGACTGCTGCTCGATCGGCTGCTGCCGGTCCCCGGATCGCGCGTGGTGGTGGTCAGCAGCGTAGGGCACCGTATCCGTGCCGCGATCCATTTCGACGACCTGCAGTGGGAGCGCAGCTACAGCCGCGTCGGCGCATACGGACAGTCCAAGCTCGCCAACCTGCTGTTCACTTACGAACTGCAGCGCCGTCTGGCCCCGCACGGTACGACCATCGCGGCGGCAGCGCATCCGGGCGTCTCGGACACCGAACTGACCAGGCACCTGCCCACGCTGATTGCCCGACTGGGCAAACCGTTGTTCCAGCCCGCGGAGCTCGGGGCGCTGCCGACCCTGCGTGCCGCCACCGACCCGACCGTGCAGGGCGGGCAGTACTACGGCCCTGACGGATTCCAGGAAGTCCGCGGCTACCCGAAACTCGTTGGCTCCAGCGCACAGTCGCACGACGAGGCCCTGCAGCGCCGACTCTGGACGGTGTCGGAGGAACTCACCGGGGTCACCTACGACATCTAGACCCGCTCCGGTGAGCTTCAATGGGCCGATGCAGGTGTTGAGGACGATCCTGTTGTTGACGTCCATAGCTGCGACGGCACTGCTCGGCTGCACCGGCGCGCAGGGCGGCCGCCCGGCACCGGCCGCCGGCGCGGGAGGTGACTTCGCCGGGCCGGTGGAGATCGGCAACGGACGGCACCTCTACCTGCACTGCCGGGGCCGGGGCGGCCCCACTGTCATCCTGGAATCCGGCTATCACAACTCGTCTGACCCGTGGAGCCAATCCGACGCGACGACGCCGGCCGTCGGACCTGCCGTGTTGCCCGCCCTGTCTGGAGCGCACCGAGTCTGCGCCTACGACCGGCCCGGAACACTCCGCGATTCCGACCCGCCTGTCCTCTCGGACCGCAGCTCGCCGGTACCGATGCCGCGGACGGCCAGTGACGTGGTGAGCGACCTGCACCGCCTGGTGGAGGCCGCACACCTGCCCGGCCCCTACGTGCTGGTCGGCCACTCACTCGGCGGGTTGTTCATTCGGCTGTATGCGCAGACCTACCCGGAGCAGGTGCGGGGACTGGTCTTCGTCGACGCCTTCGCGGCCGAGATTCCGGAGTTGTTGGGATCCGATTGGCCGGCCTATCGGCGGGCGCTGGACGGGCCGCCGCCGCAGTTGGCGGATTCACCGTCCTTTGAAATCGTCGACATCGACCGCAGTGTCGCGCAGGTGCGCGCGGCACCGGCGCTGCCGCCGGTTGCGACTGCCGTGCTGACCCGGACGAAGCCCTTCATCATTCCGCCCGACCTTCCCGCCGACACGGGCGAGAAGCTGGAGCAGGCATGG harbors:
- a CDS encoding SDR family NAD(P)-dependent oxidoreductase, whose product is MTKWTANDIPEQAGRTAVVTGANTGLGLETAAALAARGARVVLAVRNLDKGKQAVDRITTAAPGADVRLQELDLGSLASVRAAAAQLRSDHDRIDLLINNAGVMYPPKSNTADRFEMQFGTNHLGHFALTGLLLDRLLPVPGSRVVVVSSVGHRIRAAIHFDDLQWERSYSRVGAYGQSKLANLLFTYELQRRLAPHGTTIAAAAHPGVSDTELTRHLPTLIARLGKPLFQPAELGALPTLRAATDPTVQGGQYYGPDGFQEVRGYPKLVGSSAQSHDEALQRRLWTVSEELTGVTYDI
- a CDS encoding TetR/AcrR family transcriptional regulator, coding for MATAERPVRADAARNRARVLDVAYQTFAAEGLSVPIDEIARRAGVGAGTVYRHFPTKDALFQAVIADRMHHLIDAGHALLKSDGPGQALFTFLRSMVLEWGAADRGLVEALAGIGIDVSTAVPHAEAQFLSMLAELLDAAQQAGTARPDVGAPEVKTLLVGCQAMQGYNADLAQRVTDVALDGLRRS
- a CDS encoding alpha/beta fold hydrolase, whose product is MQVLRTILLLTSIAATALLGCTGAQGGRPAPAAGAGGDFAGPVEIGNGRHLYLHCRGRGGPTVILESGYHNSSDPWSQSDATTPAVGPAVLPALSGAHRVCAYDRPGTLRDSDPPVLSDRSSPVPMPRTASDVVSDLHRLVEAAHLPGPYVLVGHSLGGLFIRLYAQTYPEQVRGLVFVDAFAAEIPELLGSDWPAYRRALDGPPPQLADSPSFEIVDIDRSVAQVRAAPALPPVATAVLTRTKPFIIPPDLPADTGEKLEQAWRDATTDLVALRPQTPRISATGSDHFVQIHQPDLVTASVDLVIQRSAG